From the genome of Saccharomyces kudriavzevii IFO 1802 strain IFO1802 genome assembly, chromosome: 16:
gtcttcaGGTTCCGGCAGGGCGTCGTAGTAGTCCGGGTCCACGATGACGTGGCAGGTGGAGCAAGCACAGGAGCCACCGCATGCACCTTCCATGTCCAGGTTGTGGCCCTGAGCGATGTCCAGAATGGTGTCGCCCTCGCAGACCTCGTACGTCTTCTGGGAGCCATCTTTCAGGATAAAGGTtatcttcaattcttcgCCCGGCTCTGGTTTCTTCAAGTGGCCATGGCTTAGGATGGAAGATGTAGAGAAGGGGAGGAGTCTGGCGGTGGTGGTACGCGCGAGTAGAGGTGGAGACGTGTGCAGAAGAGAGGGTAGGACGTTCGATATTCTTGCTGTGCGTCCAGCCAAAGCAGCGAGTCTCAGCATCGAAGAGGGAGGTCGGGTATGATACGGGGGTTCGGTGAATGCCTACCTGTGTGGGCTTACTGTGTTGCTGTATTCacacaaatatatatatatatatatatatatatgcattTGCGAAAAGATGCAGCTACAcgctttgaaatttcaatcaAAAGTTTTTTCCGAGGGCTAAAGTTGGCCTGGGAAAAAACAGATGGTTAGGAATCATGCAAAGATGACTaattacaaaaaagatATAGTAGAATTGAGTAAATCTATGTatattgataatattattttctaaaaaaaaaaaaaaaactgcgTAAAAAATTGGGAATTGAGAGTATGCTTGGAAGGTATGCCGATTAGAATGTATAGTTTATGCGATGCGAGGGGTCATGAGAACAAGGAGAGATGGGCGTCATACCGACGACAACCATAGTCTGTAGTTCTGTTGGGCGACGTTAGCGAAGGCATCGTTACTTGTGAGGGCAAAGCTAGAGGCAGCGGCAGATTCTTTAGCAGCGGCGACGACGCCGCTGCCGCTAAATTCCATatcgaaaataaaactatCTTCGGTACCCGTTATTATGTTGCTGTCGGTCTTACCCTTAGCACGCGTACACTCTGACTCATCGACAATTGGGTACGATAATGGAGAAGTCAGCAATTCCTGTTGGTAGGATTGAGAAAAGTCGTCCGCGTAAGTCGACCTGTCTGGGCTATGCGAGAGCATGGGAGGCTCGAAAGCGCCGttcgaaaatgaaagaggGAAGACCTCGTCTTCGTAGTGCGAGATGGCAGCTGATTCCACGGAGGACATTGTAAAACtgtatattattatgtGAGTTTGGTTGGTATGGGTTGGTCTACTCAAGAGCAAGAGCAAGAGAGAAACAGAATTGGACGAGCCAAGACCCTTTCCAAAAAACCAGATGTGTCCTgttcttatatatatattccttTTCGCCTAGAGCCGCTCCTTATGCACCGTGGAGTAATTATCTTTACAAAACCACCCGGGTGTGGATGCGAATGCAAAATAAAGTGCAATGAGTAATAACAATGGTCATAAACATGTGGTGCGCAATGTGTCATCTTCGTGCGcgtgcaaaaaaaaaactgcgTAACTCAAAGCGAAAAGAGGAATCATAGCGGTTATCCCGCGGCTTTCCACGGGGGTCACGTGCGCTTTCTTGCACCTTCCGGTCGCTTCTATAGATTTCCGCACGATTCCACACGCCGCGCCACAGCTGGGTTTCGGATCAACGAAAGGAGAACGTGCCATTCTCTGGCCGTGAGACAAGGCAGAAGGGAGAATGGCTCACAACCCGAAGGTCCCTTGGGGTTGGTTTTGTTTACAGTTTTGCTTGGCGTGATATCGTTCCGCGCGACCATGACGGTTGCTGGCCATCATCCACCGCATTGGAGATCGGGGTGGTGACTACGGTACGGTTACGGTTACCACACCCACAAATGTGGTTGAGTCTGATGGAGATGGGCCGAAGTCGCGGCGCGGCGCAGTGCAAAAGGGTCTTACCCGGAGAGGAGGATTGCACGTGACTGGCGAGAAACTCACAGAGGAGGCGGGATGGCAAAAGTCATGAACGACGACGCCGTCTCATTGCATGTGCCGTTACACTTCTTAAATAGATATCGATTAAGAATTACTATAATGATttgttatttattttgttttattaGCTAGCTTTGGGGAAGATCCATGGAGAGTAGCGCCCCCCCGGTCTTGTGGCGGGGGTTGGCTGCGGTCGAGTGTGGTGGTCCCCTCACGCTGTTTAATGACGACGAGAGGCAGAAATGATGTTGTTCATTTCTTCGACCTTGGCCTTGGCTCTGATGAAGGAACCTAATCTCTTCTTGGCGACCTTTCTGGCTCTCTTTTCACCGGAGTTTCTGATCAAATCGATCAATCTTCTTTCGTATGGGGACAAACCAGCGATTTCTCTGACCAAAGATCTGACGAACTTGGTTCTGTTGGAGGCGACACCCTTCTTGTAGGAGATCTTTGGAGCTGGAGTCATTTGGGTGACTTTCTTACCCTTGTTCAAACCAATAGCGATACCTGgtgggaaaaaataaaatagaaAACTTTATGTTAGTAACTCGCACACACATTCCTACTCACGCAGCGTGAGCAAACAGATGGACGACGAAACCGCTGGAGCCCTGCAACGCTGGGGGCCGGATGCAAACaatgcttttttttgtgaTTGTTGTTGGGCTCAAATTCTCTTCCCATTGGCGTTCTCGGTCCACTCGTTCATCTCCTATTTGCTCGTTGGTTCATTAGTCCATGTAAACATACCAGTCTTGACGGccattttatattatcCTTGCTACTCTCTTGTGTTTTGAATATACCAGCACAAGAACTAAAGAAAACCTAACGCTaattaaaagaaagtaaCTAACTACTTtaagaaattgaaggatgGTGCCTCTGTCTGCATTCAAGTTGGCAGCTCCCTCGCTCGGGCTTCCCTCTACAACGCCCTCGTCCGCAaccaaaatggaaaagagTTTTGTCAAAGGTGCTGGTGCGCCCGCTTTGCGTCCTCTCTTGCGGTCCAGACCGGCGGCTCGCGCCCGCAACAAGcacagaaaagaagaacctggaaaacaaaaaggaatAAATGTACGGGTGAAATAGCAGTCCAAAAGTCTCGTTTGATAAATTCATGATGCATTTTCTAACACATACATACACACGCCTCTCTATACATCTACTTAAAAACTTTCTTGAAGCCCGTCCAACCTTTCTTTCCCTTGCCCCTTGACCCGCTTTCCAGTAGGGATGCAGTGGACGCCTGTTCCTTATTGATGCTCATCAGCTCATCGATTTCCGCCTGCAACTGTGAGATTCTTTCCTCCAACTGACCGTTCTCCCTCATCACTTCATTGTTCCTGGAGACTGTTCTTTCTAAATCCTCTTTCAGATCTGCCCTTGGCAATGATGCATCCGGGTTGGGTAAATTCTGCTCGCGAATCTCCTCGtcaatttgatttttgatatCAGCGATCGTATTTGTCAAGTCGTTTTTCTCGTCTAACAACATCTCCATATTCAATCTATTCTCGATCAATTCGTTGGCCGCACTGATGTTCTCCTCGTTCAAAATCGAATAGTCATGTTCTAGCTTCTGTGCCTCCCTTTGCAGTTGATGGTTCTGGATTCTCAACGATTCGTAGTGgttctccttcttctgcTCCTTTTCATGGATTTCTATGTATTCTCCCCTGTATCTTCTTAATGTCAGTGGTGTAACATAAACACCCCTCATGGCGTCATGAACGAAAAGATCGACGTTGTACGAGAGGCTGCTGGCCTCGTCCCCCTTCAATGGGGCTCCCTCCGGCAATTCCATTTGCACCACGGAGACATTATCATGATTTCCCACCAAATAataattgaaaagttcgtccttcaaaaattccaaTACTTCGTCGAATCTCAATTTCACCAAACTctcttcattcttcaaCATTATGTTCACAGCAAATTTCAGTAGTACTTCAATACCTTCCACAAACACAATGTCAAAAATTCTTAACACAAATTCTAACGGGAATTTGTATGCGAAAAAAGTTAAGAACCATTGTGTGGCATACATCGTTGAACTTATACCCTCACGGATCAAACGATTATACAAATTGGGCGAATGCTCTTCGAGTAATCTATCAAATTGATAAAGCATTAACATCAACCCGGGCATCCCCGGTAAGAAAAGTTCTCTTAATCCataattcttcatcaatcCAACCATCAATCCAAACGATTCAGCCTCGTTTTCACAATTCATTAAGAGCGGTGCTGCAATGAACGCCATTCCCTGCGTGTACCCAACATCTGGATCGTAAACGGAATAAACCTTTATAACTTTGAATAATGACTCCATTTTGTCCTCACCCACAAACTTTGTTCTTCTTAAATCTCTACGTATGGTTGCGTCATGAAGACATTCCGTATCCAACAGGGTTTCGTATATGTCCTCCATTTCTCTTGATTTGGAATTTGCCATAAGTTGCCATAGTATACCACGGATTTGTGGTGGTATTCCATTAGTAACATGCGCCTCTAGCTTTTCTGGTTCATTACTTGCCACTGTAGCAAAATCATTAACCACTTGGGTCCAAAATGACCAATCGATTTTGAACATCTCTCTATCACCTTCACTAACATTATCTACCTCATTATACTCAGGTAAGTTCTCTAAAAACGACGTATATGTCGATTTTAAAAAGCTTTGCCCCTCTTGCAACGACTCTCTGGTCTCTTCCCCTTCTTTATTCAAGTGGTGACTGGTCTTGCGGTAACGACTAGCGATTAAGTTAATTTCTGCAGTGGAATCTAACTGCACAGCTTTGGAACTAGTGAGAGGAATATATTTATGgctatttttcttggtttcttcaagatttttgcGAAACTTTTCtgatttcatttcttcttctagtGGGGGTGGGACAGCGTTCTTCGTCGGCGGCTGTTCCCTGGACTTCTCCTTTGGTGGCTGTTCCCTTGAATTCCCTCTTGGTGGCAATCTAGGTGAAGTAGGTATCGCAACATTTTGTCTAGGTGGCAATGGTGGTGAAGTCGAAGTAGACGCTTCTTTTTGACTCGAATTTTCATCCTTCTCGTTTGAAATTTGGATAGGTATAGGTGGAAGTTTTCTGATATTGCCTGATGGAAACTTCTGAGCATTTATgggttcttcttctactgCATCATGCTCTTTTGCAGTTCTATCCAAGGAAATGTCAGTATCTGGTCGACCAGCAGTATCATTTTGGTTATCGCCCTGGgataaacttttcaaaggtGATTCATCACCAACAGATATATCATTTTGCTCGGTTACTATTGCACCCGTTTCATGATTTGGGGGTTTACTTGAGAGTAATTTCTCTTCATCTGAAACATATTCAGTTGTTTCTTTGTTATCCAGAGGGCTATTTACACTGGTATCCACCCCAACTTGCGTATTAGGAGAAAGTTTCTCGTCATCTACAAATGCTTCATGATCATTTTCTATGTCTGATTCATTTAGGTTCCTCATACCACCTTTCATATCGTTTAAAAAATCCAGCTGTTGGTTTAAATCAATTTCTGaatcgaatttttttgtctcTTGCTTCTGTTCTTCGACTTTTTGTTTAGTGAATGAAGCATCTTTAGTACCTATAAGAGATCCaactttgtcttcttttgataCGTTCGTGAGTGTTTCCTCGCCCCCGCCCGTCGAGTCCAGTTGATTCTTATTTAGTTCGACTCCTGGATGGACATGTTGAGTTGTCGAATTATCTGAACCTGCTATCTCATGTTCTGACCGGGAATTATCGATAGATTCAGAGGGAAGGATTTCCAATTGTGGGTTTTCCCGTTCTAAGAGAATAGACGTATCAGTACCACTTACAGTTGCCTTCTGTACTTTAGTGGTTGCACCATCTATAACATCTGCTCTTCCATTCGTTGTATCATCGTCATTTTGGTTCGATGCCACCGATTCTGTATCTCTCTCTTTTAAACTCGATCTATTTGTAAGTTCATCAGGCTCTTCAATCCCAGAGGTATCCTCATCTGTATGTTCTTCTATTGATTCATTTGAAGGCATCACTATATCAATGATTATCGTTTAGGAATGATGAGCTTActcctttcttttggatATTAGCTAATCAGGTTCTGTTTCAAAAGTCAAACAAACCCTTTTTTCCGTCATGTGGGCGAAGTTTCGAAATCCGCCTTTGAAATACGCTTACATAAATAATTCAGgtctaaaaagaaagattttgCATTAGTAGTGGTCATTAGAAGCCTATATCCATAGTTACGTAAGCAACCCTGTAATTCAGGGGAATATATAGTTACATaagagaaacaaaacatcaaaagaaagaatagaaAAGACGAGTACAACAGAAAGCACGTTAAGAAATGAAGATgcataattttttctatttccCATATTTCGTTCCATCCGTTTATTCGATTAGGTGAGGTGtcaccatcatcaaatGAATAGTTATATACATTATTCATTGTAGTAGTACCAAACGTCTCTACGTCCCTGTAATGATTCAAAGGTGTTGTAAGCGGCGTGGTCCTTCCAATTGAGACAATGGCTTTGAATTGtaatcatcaaatttactAATATTTAGTTCACCATTGTTGGTCGATTTCCACGCATTCTGGTGAAGTCTGTTGGTTGTGAAAGTGCTTGAGAATTTGTCAAAGCGGTTACCAGGCTCGTTTCATTGTTATTGGTAGTTGACGAAAGGGATACTGTagcatcaaagaaattgttcCAATCCTAATAAGAATTGGCGCTATTAAATAATGCAGGTGGGTTCAAAGGTAAAAATGACAATTGCAACTGCTGTCTTGGTTGTTGTTGCCCTAGGAACGGAACGATAGAACGATAAAGAGGCGTCTTACTTGATATCGGCGCTGGTGAGTTGTGTGAAGTCGGATGATTAGATGTGCGTTTTACGGAGTCGCTGAACTTGCTCCCGACCTATGACATAGGCGAATTCCCCACTGAGTTAGCGGAAATGAACCCTACATTAATATTCGAAATTGTCCTCTCAAAAGGTAGCATACTTTGAGACAGGTGTAGTACCAACAATACTTGTAGTGGCGTTAGCATTATTtctgttattattattattcttacCATTATTGAAGGTGATGGCCCCGCAGAAAGGTAAAATATAAATGCACAAATTCGTTCCAGTACTCTTGATAGCATGTTTCACAAgtctgattttttgaaaggagccaattttttcattgaaatagGAACAGTATTAATTTGTTGCATGAGCTCTGTAATATCCTACCATAAAGAAAGGGGTGGAGGAACTTCTAAGTGTAAAAATACCACCAGCTGCGGCGTCTGTTCTAAAATATTCCTGTCATTGAAAGAAGGAGGAAGAATTTTACTCAAGCCACAGATATGGCCATTCTCATGGAAAGGCTGTGATAATTATGACTCGTATCTAATTTCTCTTTCCGCTGTGTGTATCGCGAGTATATGTGAAGCAACCATCAAAATGACAGAACTCGACTCCAAGATCTTGCTTGTTAGATGAGATTTTGCattttgataatgaaatataTCTATGTCCGTAGACTAACATTCTATGCACTACGTTCCAATGACAatatgatattgaaaaggatTTACCGTTGGTACTTAGCTGCAATTTCAATCTGACCATTCTACATCATTAGTGTCCGAGAGTGCACGATGGCGTACTTATAATAAAATGCGATATCGTGCGTCTAGTGCCAAAGGTAGATATGAGAGAACCATCACCAAAGAATCCATTATATTGTCGAGATCCGTTTCTAGTAAATACAAGCTTTCAAGATGTCGACGCTTTCGGACCAGTCGAACCCATGAAGAGCGTTTTCATACataaagttcaaaaaagtaGCGGAGTCATCACTTTGCGCTAGCAAGTCATCTGATATAGTCAACTATTCTCGATCCATCGTGATCTTCTTTCAGCGATGATTTCTCAGTCGTCATGTACTCTTTCAGCCATCGAATCGCATCGCTCTCCGCAGGGGAGAGTGTATTCGTAACAACACCCCTATG
Proteins encoded in this window:
- the YAH1 gene encoding adrenodoxin (similar to Saccharomyces cerevisiae YAH1 (YPL252C); ancestral locus Anc_6.288), producing MLRLAALAGRTARISNVLPSLLHTSPPLLARTTTARLLPFSTSSILSHGHLKKPEPGEELKITFILKDGSQKTYEVCEGDTILDIAQGHNLDMEGACGGSCACSTCHVIVDPDYYDALPEPEDDENDMLDLAYGLTETSRLGCQIKMSKDIDGIRVALPQMTRNVNNNDFS
- the ATG41 gene encoding Atg41p (similar to Saccharomyces cerevisiae ICY2 (YPL250C) and ICY1 (YMR195W); ancestral locus Anc_6.285) gives rise to the protein MSSVESAAISHYEDEVFPLSFSNGAFEPPMLSHSPDRSTYADDFSQSYQQELLTSPLSYPIVDESECTRAKGKTDSNIITGTEDSFIFDMEFSGSGVVAAAKESAAASSFALTSNDAFANVAQQNYRLWLSSV
- the RPL36B gene encoding 60S ribosomal protein eL36 (similar to Saccharomyces cerevisiae RPL36A (YMR194W) and RPL36B (YPL249C-A); ancestral locus Anc_6.283), with protein sequence MAVKTGIAIGLNKGKKVTQMTPAPKISYKKGVASNRTKFVRSLVREIAGLSPYERRLIDLIRNSGEKRARKVAKKRLGSFIRAKAKVEEMNNIISASRRH
- the GYP5 gene encoding GTPase-activating protein GYP5 (similar to Saccharomyces cerevisiae GYL1 (YMR192W) and GYP5 (YPL249C); ancestral locus Anc_6.281), producing the protein MPSNESIEEHTDEDTSGIEEPDELTNRSSLKERDTESVASNQNDDDTTNGRADVIDGATTKVQKATVSGTDTSILLERENPQLEILPSESIDNSRSEHEIAGSDNSTTQHVHPGVELNKNQLDSTGGGEETLTNVSKEDKVGSLIGTKDASFTKQKVEEQKQETKKFDSEIDLNQQLDFLNDMKGGMRNLNESDIENDHEAFVDDEKLSPNTQVGVDTSVNSPLDNKETTEYVSDEEKLLSSKPPNHETGAIVTEQNDISVGDESPLKSLSQGDNQNDTAGRPDTDISLDRTAKEHDAVEEEPINAQKFPSGNIRKLPPIPIQISNEKDENSSQKEASTSTSPPLPPRQNVAIPTSPRLPPRGNSREQPPKEKSREQPPTKNAVPPPLEEEMKSEKFRKNLEETKKNSHKYIPLTSSKAVQLDSTAEINLIASRYRKTSHHLNKEGEETRESLQEGQSFLKSTYTSFLENLPEYNEVDNVSEGDREMFKIDWSFWTQVVNDFATVASNEPEKLEAHVTNGIPPQIRGILWQLMANSKSREMEDIYETLLDTECLHDATIRRDLRRTKFVGEDKMESLFKVIKVYSVYDPDVGYTQGMAFIAAPLLMNCENEAESFGLMVGLMKNYGLRELFLPGMPGLMLMLYQFDRLLEEHSPNLYNRLIREGISSTMYATQWFLTFFAYKFPLEFVLRIFDIVFVEGIEVLLKFAVNIMLKNEESLVKLRFDEVLEFLKDELFNYYLVGNHDNVSVVQMELPEGAPLKGDEASSLSYNVDLFVHDAMRGVYVTPLTLRRYRGEYIEIHEKEQKKENHYESLRIQNHQLQREAQKLEHDYSILNEENISAANELIENRLNMEMLLDEKNDLTNTIADIKNQIDEEIREQNLPNPDASLPRADLKEDLERTVSRNNEVMRENGQLEERISQLQAEIDELMSINKEQASTASLLESGSRGKGKKGWTGFKKVFK